GCAACTTCTTCTGGTTATCATAGAACTTCCACAAATCCTCGGCTGGAACCTCCACCTCCTCTTCATCATCTTCGGACAAATCCACTACATTTGATtttttccttttcaaaattacCTTTGTTCGCTTCGGCTTTGGCTGATCTACCTCTCCAGTACCGACCTTCCCCGCCTTTGATGAAGATCCCTCTTTGTCAAGCCCTTTATTCTTCACCCGAGCTCTCAGACTCGCAGCAGACACACCTGGATACTTACCCCCTGGAAAGCAACACAAATACAAATTTCAAACCTCAAACATGATACAAAAAACAAATTTACAATCCTTACCCAAGTAAGCAATAACAGCATCTTTATTCTCCTCCCACTGCAACAGGTCATAAACTGAAATCAACTCCTTCCGATCAACAACCTCAGTCAAATACTCAATTAGGCACTCATCCCTTGGAGTTATCACTTCAGGCCCCAGAATATTCTGCGGCTCCGAACACCACCAAAGAGGGAACTTTTTCCCCAAATTTTCATCAAAATAAAAGGGAAAATCGGACTCAGAGTTGCTCACCTTAATGTACATCTCCTTAAAATTCTTAAAAGAAGACTTATACAACTTAAATATGGCAAACCTCGGCGAGCTATTAAGATTTACCCATCCTCCCTTCCACACGCCTTTCGCCTGAAATAAGCAGAAAAATAGCTCCACTGATGGGATCTCTTCCAGAAACTCCATAAGAATCTCAAACACACGTAGGAACGCCCATCCATTAGGATGCAATTGGGATGGAGCGCAGTTCAATTGCTTTAACACTTGACATTCAAAATCACTAAACGGAACTTTCACCCTCAACTCTTCCAACACACAGCTATACATAAAGAAATATTCAAAACCTTCCCCTCTCTGGTAAACCCTATCATCTTCTGAACATGGCAACAACTCCAAACGAACTCCAGACCCAGCCTTCACTATTCCAGCCTTGTCTATGCCACTAACAGCATCAACATCCAAAAATAATGACACACGACCCTTCACGTCCTCATTCACCCAATCATCAGACCAATCTATCTCCCTTTCGGTATCCCTCTCATACCCCATTTCGAACTcaaaaatgaagaagatgaagaacaGACAATGAGCCAAGAATTGAATTTAAAGAAGGCAAAAGAAAGAAACTTCACATACCTCTTTTACTCATTTTTCTCTGTTTCGAAACCTTCAAACCCAATTTTATTTCCAAACAGCAAAACTAACCCACAAACCCCAACTCTTGGTTTTTCAAATACACCCAACCAAGAGTTACATAACATTTTCAACTCCACTACACCCACTACTAATCACATCAAACCGCCCCTTCAGACTTTGGGAATGACAAAACACTTACTGCCATCATTACttcattctctctcctcattaaaaacaGTCACTTCTACCATCAGTTACTCTTTTCcaaaaaactttttaattaagCATCTTGAACTGGGGGCTCCTAGCCTAACTCACCTGCCGACATTTTACACCTACTCACAATGGCCGATTTATGCTTcattaaaagctcaacctgcttCATTAAAATACTTTCCCAGGCCAAGCTTGGGGGCTGTGGTCCGGCCATTACAAATTCAAATATCATAAATCGGCTTTATCATCCATAACTCGGCATTATTCACATTGTTACCCAAGAAATTGGCGTTATAGTTCGGGAATTTACGTCATTAATCGGCATTACAGTTACTAATCGACAATCAATGTCATTTATTAAAAAGTGACGTTACAAATTAGCTTAACGGGCTGCTTCACAAAAGTAAAACGTCCAAACCCTTATTATTGCTATTTAATACAGACAATAAAGCAGGAACATAACCGATTTGTACATTACCACCTATAAAAAGGTATGATCTCCTATCCTAAAGGATACATTGAATTCTCAATACTAACTAAAGCTTCGGAGTGCCCTTGCAGGTACACTCCCCCCTGTTTCTTGCTCAAAGCTCTACGCGATTGGACACCCTCTTGGAGTAAAAGCTCGGATTGTCACAAGGCTTAAAGGTCGGCACCGAAGGTAATAGCTCGGCGTCGACTCCCAGAGACTGAGCTCTCCTTCTAGGTATCCATACAAGAACAagtacattaaaaaaaaaacacattcgtattctcttttgatttttttatatatttcgtAATATGTATTTCAATAAATCGAAGTAGGTTAATTCGATATACTATCTATATCCTATACAAGTTAATCGAATTAGGCTGATTAAATTTAAAGTCTCTGTTCTAGTAAATTGAATTGGCCTAATTCGATTTACATATAAATGCTTAAATCAAGTTTGCCTTATTCGATTTATATAAATCTATTTAAGATAGGGGTATAACTAATTTCTATTTAGAATATTCGTCTAAAATtgatttctaaaattatataaagataaattgtattttttttttttttgaaattttttctctttttaacttTAACTAAAAGTAACTCTCaggaaacaaagaaaaattgttTATTTTCTACTTTCGCATTCatttaaaactataaaaatatgactcaagaaataaaataaatacttcttatttaaaaagatatttctttagttttaaaagaaaaaaacaatcATGCCTATATATTATCTTCCAATTCCACTCCGTGAAATTTCAAACATCAATCCTTCTTTTAATCAATTTGTTATGTTTTAATAATTTGCGTTGGTCTCTTAGTTGTTTTTCGTAGTTGTTAATATTGTGTACCAAACATGAATAAGTAAAATGTATGGCCTCCTCCACTTCTCAGATTCTATGGATTTAATTTGGGCCATAGATTAATTATAactttagttaaaaaaaaaatataataagtcATATAGTACCTGATATACAATTGTacatgtttattatttttaaactgaattaaaaattaaaaaataattcctttttttttaagtgTCACTCTCTAAATCTCtgttcaaaaaattaaaaattactcgCTCGTTCTTCTCTTTTTGTTGTCCCCtgtaagttattttttatttttatttttttgtgaattTTACTTTAATTCAACATTGTCTTAATATGATGCATATTGAGAAAAACGTATTCAATAATATCATGCACACAGTAATAGTCGATGAGTGAACAAAGAATAACGATAAGGCACGGTTAGACTTGATAGACATTTGTAGGCGGTCAGATCTGAATTTAAGGAGACTTGATAACAGGCGGTGGGATAAATCAAAGACGGTGTTCGCTGTAACAAAGGAACAGAGGCAAAATATTTGTAGGTAGATTAGGGGATTGGGATTTCCTGATGGTTACGCCTCTTACTTGAACAAGTATGAAAACGTGTCACAAGGTAGGTTTGCTAGGTTGAAGAGCCACGGTTGTCACATTTTCATAGAGTCTTTGCTTCCGGTCGTGTTCAGAAAACTTCCCATCAACATATGGAAACCCCTCACAAATACAAGTGAGTTCTTTAGGGAGTTATGTGCAATCAAACTTAGCATTAATAATCTCACAATCATAGACAAGAACATTCCCATAATACTTTGTAAGCTAGAGAGGATATTCCCTCTATCCTTTTTTGACGTTATGGAACACTTAGCAGTCCACCTACTATTCGAAGCACTACTATGTGGGCCGGTCCAATTTTGATAGATTTACCCGTTTGAGAGGATGATTGGTTCATTCAAGCATATCGTGAAGAATAGGGCTCGAATTTAAAGCAGCATCTGCGAAGCATTCCTAGCTAAACAAACATCCGCAGTTTGCTCATTCTATTTTCAGCCTCATGTTGAGTTACGTAGAACAAGGGTTGTAAGGAACGATGAGAGGGGAGAATCATCGTCGGGTGGAATAACATACCCAATCTTCGCTCCGAAAGGAACTGCAATGGGTACAGGCAATGACTATTAGTTATAATAGAAGGAAGTCGATGTTGTGCATCTGCATGTGCTGCTTATCTGTGACCAGATTTCACCGTACCTCATATGAGTTTATTAAGTCATCGTAAATATTGCAATCAGTAACACTCTAACTTTTTAATCTAATCAAAACTTCTTTATCCTATATATCATATAGGTTATTCCAAGAGGCAAATCCTAATATCTCATTGAACAACTTTTCACGTTGGTTCAGAGAATACGTCAGCGTGCAGCTAACTGATACAACGGATTCGAAACTAATTGCACTTAGTCGGGGACCAATGAATAAGGGCACTAACTACCTGATGTACCCTATTAATGGATATCGGTTCCATACTTTACAGTGATCGATtggaagaaaaacaaataacaCTGAAGTTTGGGTTCGTGGGGATTCAGGCGGGGGTTACTCTAATTGGTTTGTTGTGTTACACGACATAATTGAATTAGAGTATTTCTGTCGCACTACATACAAGGTGTGCGTGTTTGAATATGAATAGTATGATCCAAGTTCGCGACAAAGAACACGAAAGCACAAGGACTACGATATCACTGAAGTTAATGTAACCAGGAAATATAGGTACTACGATCCCTTTATTCTACCTCAAAATGCACGATAGGTGTACTTTTTGCCTTATCCGGTTCATGCAATTTTAGTTGGGTGGTTGTGGTTAAGATTAAGCCAAGAGGATGGATCAAGTTTGATGATAGGACAGAAGGTCAGGAACCTTACCAGATTAATGATCTAACTCCTTCAAAAATGGTGTTTGATATCAATGAGCTGATTACCCTTAGCTCAGCATCAACGGATGATGATATCATTGACCTTGGGTTACATCACGACGCACTACCACAACAGAACGATGATCTTcaaaaagaagaataagaggTCGACATGGacgaagaagaggaagaagagttCGATGATCAGGAAACTATCTCAGCAGACGAGGATGGTGaatcagaagaagaagatgatgaatttGAATAGGGTTAATGTAAATATAGTTTTATGATATGTATATTTGTTTACCAAACTTTGAGAAGCATGTAATGTAATTAATATTGTTTCAAATATATCAATTACCATCATTCTATAATTTTACGTTGTATGCTTGATATTTCACTTCATGTTTAAAGCACTGTTTCAATTATGCTTATTATCAGGTTACGGTAAAAATAGACGAAAAatgacttttttttaaaaaaaaataaataaacttccGTTGGCATTACCGTTGGAATTTTACTGacagtatttttaaaaaaaattcataaaactTTTCGTCAGATTAATCCGATGGTAAAATAACGCGGATACTTATACATAGCGCCAACTTTACAGTCGGATTGATCCGGCGACAACTTTTAACGGATTGTGTTATATATTCTGTCACTGAATTCGACGGGAATTAGCGTCAAACTCTAAAACTTTGCtggtaaatatttttcaacaaAATTTATACTGTCGTATTTATTCTACTGTTGAATTCGACGGTAAATTTGTTACTGTtgaatttatctaaaaaattcgTCGATAAATCCGACGGTACTCGACGACTTTCTTATAATTCTCTGAAAAAAACATAGCATCTTTAAATGAATCTCTAGTTAAAAATTCTATCTATCTCCTGGTATTAGTAGGCTTGTAAAAGGCCAGTCTAATATCATAATCGGGAGATGAATCATAACAACCTTTCAAGTAAACTTGGATTTTATGCCTCATAGTGCCTATATTCATCCTCATGATTTTCAGCTACTCAATTACAATTCTGTTTTAGGAAATAACTGCATTAACTACTTTATTTTCTGTTAGGGTAGTTATACTGTTGTACTTTCCTTATTTGTTAGGATGAAAGCTAACTGCTTTCCTTATTTCTTACACACTTTCTTTAGGAAaaatacattgaaaataaaacCTCAAATTAATCCCACTTACAAATCAAAGCATTCATCATAATCGTAAATTCGTAAGAACAAAGCTGCggttatatattaaaaatttaaaattaccaTTTCATCCCTATATAtcctctctttttcttctttggttctcttctcttttgttATCTATTTTAAAAGGTATTTAACCAACTATGTTAAGTGTACATGTACAATAAAAtcaaacattaaaattaattattaatataaaatagagAAAGTTTAAAGGACTATCGcctttattaaaatttggtcaACACTTAATcagtgaaaaaaataaataattttacactattaaatataatctcacaccattaaaaatattaataattactaattaattactataaattataaaatctgTTGGTCCCTAACActcttttataaaatatatattattaaaaataaatttaacgacatatatatttatacataaatatgataattattttaatagttgaatttaatatacaaataacatttttataaattaaattctataaatatgttttatgtttttgtGTTGTTTCTCAAAACTAATCGATTTGATTTGAACTAAGCTAATTACTAACAAGTATTTACGTCGGTAAAACAATTATAATtacataattattatatttaatattatttaattattttaacagTAATtagtaaacacaaaataaaaacattttggATGATTTTAAGTTTATTTATATACCTCCCAAACATTTTTGAAATAAACCATATCATATAATTTTGCATTGCAAATTAAAGTTGTTAGTGTCAAATTCAATTTCGAAACTTAAACAGATAACAAGTAGATAATAAAACAAATAGAGAGTACATAGTTCTATCACCCAAGTTATTTAATTTTGCACCCGAAAAAAGCTGCGGTATATATATCCCCAAAAACTGGAATAATAAGGGTGGATATAAATATAACAAACGCACTCAGCATATGGAAAATAACTTACGTGCTTTGTTTGCATGTGCATCATGCTTTTCATGCACGCAAGAACTGCACCAGTGTGTGTAGTGTTCATAATCATACATGTCTAGTGGGTATGGCTACCTAGAATATTATTTAGGGATTCGGCACCTCTAAAGTTATGTAGTCATTTTagaaaagaaagtaaataaATTTACACCATAAATCACTTTTGGATTAAAATAGTGGAGCTCATGAATAATAAATATTACAAATTCAAAagtaataaaagtattactttATCATTTTATTAAAGGAGAAGTCTAGTTTTGAGTAATGATAAAATGAATATGTTGAGCTAGCATATGATATTTTTCAACGGTAACATGAGTTAATAATAGTACAAATATTTTCTTTGGGATTAAGTGGTGGTGTGCGAAAAAGTCAAAGGAAACCTACCTggtaataatgatgatgataatggtgTGGTGGGAGATTTTTCCCTGCTGATTAAGTTGTATGGTATAGTAATATATACCATCAGTCACCAAATATAGgtatgcattttttttttatctagaAACACGTGGTTGCTGTGACCATAACCTTTTATTTTGAAGTAAGATATAAATTATACGAGACAATTAGGATTTATTAATTTCAACGTTACACATTAGTTGCTTCTGAccatcatgatgatgatgataatgatgaattgatgatgatgattaggATTGTTCATTTTACGTCAGGCGTGCATGCATGGCACCCTTTCTCTCTTCCTGTTGTCTCTATGCCTCAAGATTAACGGATGCAAGCACACGTTAAAAGTATTGAATGCATTAACCTAATTAAATTAATCtgtgtataaaaaaatataaaaaaaatagaaaatataagaaaataaCAACTGTATGTGAAAAATCAACAGATAAAACTAAACTTATGAaacatttttataataattgtTTAATGAGAATTGAGATATTTGAATTGGTCTCTTGTCATGTTTTGgtctttttattaaaaacaaATCACTCGTAGTCGTAGGCAACTGACTATGAGATTAAAGAATTTGTCCTTTTGACTAATCTCGCATCAATTATTATTTCACATCTTAAAAATAAGAGAATGGATATTGTCATCATTATTTTgataatagtttttttttttacaaatttatgcaaatatacaataaaaaaattgtgcATGAAATAACATTATAAAGAGCGCTACATCCTCATAAAAATCATGAATAACAAAAGTAACAGCCGCTAcatcatcttcaaaaatcatgaattacaatttttaaaagaaaaattatgacAAGTCACATTTATTTGGCTAAACAATGTTTaaagttttctttttctttttaaggaGCAACATTTTAAGTTAAACGTTTAGAACATGTTTGAGCTTGTACACTTGAAAtacaaaaggaaaaagaataatttataaCATAAAACCTATCATGCAAGGATATTTCGCGGAGTTGACTGTCGAACacaatattcattgatattcgtTCAACACAAGTGTTTGCTACATATTTCGGACACAATATTCATATTCATATTTCGGACACAAGTATTTGCTGTATCCAACTttcttaataaaaactaaaaaatttatttccGAATATATTTAAACACATTTAAATATTATCATTTATTAGCATATCCAAtcttatttttaacatatattcttaaaataaatttaaaaataatatatattattatttattaaaacaaaaaatactttaaatactttatataattaaaaattattttatattttaatattaataaaatatcaaaataccATTTTATGTAACTCGTGTGCCCTGGTATCCCCCGTATTATGTCTTTTCCGTGCATAATAGCATAAAACCCATAATATTAttgaagtattttttttttctctcaatttCGCTCCCAAACTCCACTCCCAATGCAAATGGCCTGTTATGGTTGgataatatataacaaattcccaatcaaatataatcaattttttttttaactttccTCCCTAAACCATCACTATCAAGCATCCACTAAACCCCAGTTCAACCAACTCTTAAGTTCCCATATATAAACTGAAACTTGATCATTTTTGAAATACCTAGCAGTTTCAACCAACCACACTAATCATTCAAATATTTATAGATAAACAATGTGAGCACAATTACCCAGTTCCAGTGGAAAGAAACAAAGGAAAGTACTTCCCATCAAACCATAGTTACCAGAAACACAATAGCCTAGAATTATACATATAATGAACCAAGATTTTAGAAAACTAATGATAATTTCTTTTTACTCCATAGTTTTGAGGTTTTGATGTTATCTCAGAGACATTAACACTTGAGACCGGAGCTAACTCTTTCTGGACAGCAAAAGGAGAAACTGATAAGTCATAAAACTAGCACCAATAGATACATAAGCTGAGTCAAATACATCAAATGTTTTATAGCCTCTGGTCGAAGCTGTACAAACACACCAACTACTACCACACAAACCACAGCCAAAGTTCAGCAAAAGCCACGTCTCACGCTAAATCCTCTACCTTGATGGTCATCTCTTCCGTCGCTTCGGCTCCACCTGAAAATATTCATTCATCTGTCATCATAAAAAGCAAAATATGGGACGATGTGAAACGCGATGTAACCAATGAGAACATGCTCAGACAAGAAAATACAAGCCATCAATTCACCATATAATTATTTTTCCAGTTCTAACATGGCCACGAATCCCCATACCATAAAATAAATACTCCATATGTTTTGAAAGTAAATGTCATTTTAACTAAATCGGTACAGGAAAAAATTAACGTATTTAGACACAATTACATCCTGAAACATTAATTTTCCAATGTACTAATTTTGTCATAAATGACATTTGTTTTGAAACGGAGGGGATATTTTTTTTCtgaaaaggagaaaaagagaAGTCCTACACAACATTCATAAGAAGACTATGTATGAAAAAAGCATAGGAAAATTAAGCCAATTCAACAAGTAGAACTAAATTTTCTACAGAAGTTACACAGATGAATACAGATGAACATGGATGACAAGTTTTTATAAGTGCAATCCTTATTTCATAAATACCCAAAGCACAACTAAAAACAGTTAGAACTAAAATGTGTACTTGCATCTTTTATATAAACCTATCCAAACCAAGAATCCCTCCATATGATTATATACAGCGGTACCAAAAAAATCTAGAAATTGATTGAGATTCACAACTTTCAGTAACTTCATGCTCATAACTGTAACAAAGATAAAAGTACGAGCTTGAGGAGAAGCTACTTCACCAGCACAAATTAACCAAGTGAAGGAACATTATTCAAAGATATTTAAATGAAAACAATAATTTCAGCCATTAATCCTTTCAAATACAAATACATATTAAAAGCAAATGCTAGTCTTCATTGATTGTCAGACAAGAAAAACAATTAACACATAccatcaaaataaataaataaataaataaaactctTATTAGCATATGACACAGTCTGCAGTCTGTTAACTTTTTTAGTCTCAATTACATCACCCGTACATGGTTtctaaaataacaaaaacaacTTGAATTTCACTTTCTAAACAAGCATTCTTCCATGCTAACCAATATACACACGAACTGCAACATAACATTGCCAATTTCAAGCCTAGCTGCAAAGAATACATCCATCTTTTTGGAAGAAAATAACACACTATAGCATCACTCTCCAAACACTGTATCATGTGCCCATTACCTACCCCCTCTATTGTGGGAATAGTATGTCTCATAAATGTGCTGGGGAAAAAATTAATAGGAACAAAAGTAAGAGTGCATTGAAACTTCGTAggaaatagaataaaaagatcTCACCTTGCCATCAGATCCTGGTGACACTGGAAATGTAGCCTGGGGTTTCTTCATGTCATCATCAGATGAACATTCAGAACATACAAAGTGGTCCAACTTCTTTGCTTCTTCAATAGTCATTCCCACACATGCAGGATGGTACCTACAACAAACTCATAAAATTGAAATATGATTCTTTCAAAATATTTAAGGTTGAGTAGTTTCTGGGGCattgttaaaattttaacaatCAATTTGAGAATGTGATCCAAATTAGGTCAGAGCCAGATGCATAAAATGTTAACCATTATATATTTGAATATATAAGCTGACATACATACATTGAAGAAAAAGCTaccaaaaataaatacattGAAGAAAAGATATTACAAATCCAAGATTGCAAATTTTTGCCAAAGGAATGGCTGCACTAGGATATAAGCAATTTAAAAGTCCCTTCAAAATGCATCTGCTGCCGAATTTTCAAATTGTTTAGCAAGAGCAGCTACTTGACAAACCCAATAAATCCCTTATGTCTTCCCTATTTTCTGCACTTATTTCTATCTTTTTTCATTCCACTTGGCAAATAGAAGCAGTTGTCAAGAATAACATGCAGAATTGGTGCTCAGGCCAAGGCAGAGTTTCGATAACAAAAACTTAACTAGTTCATAAAACTTAGCAATAACATATCCATATGCTTCTTGAAGTCTTTCTATTCTCTCAATCGTTCTCCTTTCCGTATATGGTCAACAAACTTTAGACTGCCTCTGCAGGTGCTAGTCTTAAATCCAAGCCGAAATAACAACTCATCCACAAATTAGAATCAAAAAGTGACAAAATACAAACACACACAAATTGAGTGAAAATTAAACAAAGTAAAGCCAAATACACTTGTTTTACCAATCCTTGCATCCCTCACACTGCACCATGAGGTCATCCGGGTTATAAGGCATCTCACACTTGCAATACCTACAAAACAcagaaaaaaacaaaatcaataacACAAACCCCCCACATTTCAAACACTAAAAAGACACCATCACCACCAATCTCCATAATGAAACAAGAACTCACACAGCGACGCGGTCGGGTGTAAAAGCTCCAGTAGCAGCCTTGTACTCGAACCTACAGTAGTAATCTTCGGCACCCACATTCTCAAGCTTTGTGTAGTTCTTAAAGGAGTGAACAACACACTTCCCTTCAATGGTGTGAGCACTCTGAATATCATAATGATCAGATAAGAAAAGCTCCTTTGCCCCATGGAACTGTCTCCTTCCACCAATGGACTCTTCAGGCCTATAGTACCATCTCACACGAACCTTCACGTTGTTCCTACTATCGGACTCGATCTTCTCCACTCTCGCCACGTACGGTGGCTTCGATGTGTCCGAAGGACGCATCAAAACGCAGTCACCAACTAACAAAACGAAAACGAAGCACacacaaaaaacaaaaacataataaataaaaagacaTACAAAAATCGAAAC
The Arachis stenosperma cultivar V10309 chromosome 7, arast.V10309.gnm1.PFL2, whole genome shotgun sequence genome window above contains:
- the LOC130942051 gene encoding chromatin remodeling protein EBS isoform X1; translation: MAKTRPGKRDLDSYTIRGTNKIVRVGDCVLMRPSDTSKPPYVARVEKIESDSRNNVKVRVRWYYRPEESIGGRRQFHGAKELFLSDHYDIQSAHTIEGKCVVHSFKNYTKLENVGAEDYYCRFEYKAATGAFTPDRVAVYCKCEMPYNPDDLMVQCEGCKDWYHPACVGMTIEEAKKLDHFVCSECSSDDDMKKPQATFPVSPGSDGKMNEYFQVEPKRRKR
- the LOC130942051 gene encoding chromatin remodeling protein EBS isoform X2, whose protein sequence is MAKTRPGKRDLDSYTIRGTNKIVRVGDCVLMRPSDTSKPPYVARVEKIESDSRNNVKVRVRWYYRPEESIGGRRQFHGAKELFLSDHYDIQSAHTIEGKCVVHSFKNYTKLENVGAEDYYCRFEYKAATGAFTPDRVAVYCKCEMPYNPDDLMVQCEGCKDWYHPACVGMTIEEAKKLDHFVCSECSSDDDMKKPQATFPVSPGSDGKVEPKRRKR